From a region of the Brachionichthys hirsutus isolate HB-005 chromosome 9, CSIRO-AGI_Bhir_v1, whole genome shotgun sequence genome:
- the pde4dip gene encoding LOW QUALITY PROTEIN: myomegalin (The sequence of the model RefSeq protein was modified relative to this genomic sequence to represent the inferred CDS: inserted 5 bases in 4 codons; substituted 2 bases at 2 genomic stop codons) → MPGQWGAAMPPAIVAIPNSGFRGYRTISQHLNDLKKENFSLKLRIYFLEEKIQQKFEDSSDGVHRENIELKVEVERLKNDLEEKQQLLVKALVTPKLDSGSDLELQAVQEELRLALRREKENQELTRSQYLELESLTMMLCVKEEIIGNLQRQMMNPPGLLLVDRXQEVQELREPTEEPTEGQPREGEELDATQEPTEGQPREGEELDATIDGVEEDEKGEPWELPLPQRMTRAGGLQPIPSPKVAANSEPSVGRQQRPAAPGATVRVQAEQRQNRREPAQRDRKLQVDLQDPGYETCGRSETEAERDDTSSPEFDDLEMCTSLDCGSQWWPSSGPPFTKSPTQNASSLQPLVEDLRSQLSRSQAVIRGLQSRLGSPSASPSTDPPVPRKVNWSFQASPSQSGTEEDDGWQSSDGGVPASSSHSDNGLQELASRVGALEDQLRNGGTQTVSGDRKPGPWLGKFDALIQAQARELSHLRQRLREGRGVCSILAQHLGDATKAFEELLRANDVDFYTGQSFREQLARSGALAQRVSAKLSSRGQPEEKTELLAIRLSQELQQKDKVIESLRAKLDLHPHPHRSDTPSSGHALSDTTDQSDGISYVSDDLELCSDVDAASELAQTDAVNGVSRSGPGSRLPSVPPSSSHAAPSWLSCPSMQCTSSPPKAAAVQRQTAPDSSPFHCPPSFCSSQGGPLPPXPNPPALRTRYQGDEGXGFSLAEVHQELQTLQRRLGDAARFSSPQSRPLQGHPDPAPPHLSFQGSQPPLWGVAGGGRPLGPGASLDPSHTGSDLMTEHLKEIRSLRQRLEDAVRTNDRLRQQLEGKVXRHQSGTCNVYRSPSGAPTNIYIQGLEPAGRLSSEVALLKEVNASLQEQLEEARGRGEEAEQLRQLVLXQQTGLKEAEQEAGRWAEQIKDLQAEAESRNREINQLKEDRLRNQEDADRLQQQLCESRRRRHREGGVSSDSAGQTFDPGQRLGSDPHPGPRKQLISAKMEATLCSLSLLQPSDSGSVRTRTLRTVPQEAGSPPRPAPLDDGEARQDPPPRDEVASLRLRLWERERALRDATERLRSSGRTKDHLEHAIVSQLSRTRDVLRRAKSNLQENQLRISSLCHAPFSVSPSSSSSSSSSCGXGEDAGVSPDPVVMTTPFIPSSPTVAVLGGAHRAPGSAAVPVWAMNQINKNLYEAISSTKVNNLSVVGSGVRGHLQVKGQA, encoded by the exons ATGCCCGGTCAGTGGGGGGCTGCAATGCCCCCTGCAATCGTTGCCATTCCTAACTCTGGTTTCCGCGGTTACCGCACTATCTCACAGCACCTGAACGACTTGAAGAAAGAGAACTTCAGCCTGAAGCTCAGGATCTACTTCCTGGAGGAGAAGATCCAGCAGAAGTTCGAGGACAGCAGCGATGGCGTGCACAGGGAG aACATCGAACtgaaggtggaggtggagcGTCTGAAGAacgacctggaggagaagcagcagcttctggTCAAAGCTCT TGTCACACCGAAGTTGGACTCTGGGTCGGACCTGGAGCTGCAGGcggtgcaggaggagctgcGTCTGGCTCtaaggagggagaaggagaaccaGGAGCTGACCAGGAGTCAGTATCTGGAGTTGGAATCCCTCACAATGATGctgtgtgtgaaggaggagaTCATCGGG AACCTCCAGAGGCAGATGATGAACCCCCCAGGCCTCTTACTGGTGGATC ACCAAGAGGTTCAAGAGCTGAGGGAGCCGACTGAAG AGCCGACTGAAGGTCAACCCcgtgagggggaggagctagaCGCGACCCAAGAGCCGACTGAAG GTCAACCCcgtgagggggaggagctagaCGCGACCATAGACGGggtggaggaagatgaaaaagGTGAACCGTGGGAGCTGCCTCTTCCTCAGAGGATGACGAGGGCCGGCGGGCTCCAGCCCATCCCTTCCCCAAAG GTCGCGGCGAACAGCGAGCCGTCTGTCGGTCGGCAGCAGAGGCCGGCGGCGCCTGGAGCCACGGTCCGGGTCCAGGCCGAGCAGCGCCAGAACCGCAGGGAGCCGG cccagcgggacaggaagctgcaggtgGACCTGCAGGACCCGGGCTATGAGACCTGTGGACGCAGCGAGACCGAGGCCGAGCGGGACGACACGAGCAGTCCAG AGTTTGATGACTTGGAGATGTGCACGTCTCTGGACTGCGGTTCCCAGTGGTGGCCCAGCAGCGGCCCCCCCTTCACTAAAAGCCCGACCCAGAACGCTTCGTCCCTCCAGCCCCTCGTCGAGGATCTTCGGTCCCAGCTGTCCCGGTCTCAGGCAGTGATCCGTGGACTGCAGAGCCGCCTCGGCTCCCCCTCCGCCTCCCCCTCCACCGACCCCCCCGTGCCTCGGAAGGTGAACTGGTCTTTCCAGGCGTCGCCGTCCCAGAGCGGGACGGAGGAGGACGACGGCTGGCAGTCATCAGACGGAGGCGTCCCggcttcctcctcccactcgGACAACGGCCTGCAGGAGCTGGCGTCCCGCGTGGGGGCCCTGGAGGACCAGCTGAGGAACGGAGGGACGCAGACCGTCAGCGGGGACAGGAAGCCTGGCCCCTGGCTGGG gaaATTTGATGCTCTGATCCAGGCCCAGGCCCGAGAACTGTCCCACCTCCGGCAGCGCCtcagggaggggcggggcgtGTGCAGCATCCTCGCCCAGCACCTGGGGGACGCCACCAAGGCCTTCGAGGAGCTGCTGAGGGCCAACGACGTGGACTTCTACACGGGCCAGAGCTTCAGGGAGCAGCTGGCACGGAGCGGCGCCCTGGCCCAGCGGGTCAGCGCCAAGCTCAGCAGCC GAGGACAACCGGAGGAAAAGACAGAGCTGCTCGCCATCCG ACTCAGTCAGGAACTACAGCAGAAGGACAAAGTCATCGAGTCTCTGCGTGCCAAACTCGACCTGCATCCTCACCCTCATCGTTCTGACACGCCCAGCAGCGGCCACGCCCTCTCTGACACAACCGACCAATCAGATGGCATCTCCTATGTATCTGATGACCTGGAGCTCTGCTCTGACGTGGACGCCGCCAGCGAGCTCGCTCAGACGGACGCCGTTA ATGGCGTCTCTCGCAGCGGCCCTGGGTCACGTctcccgtctgtccctccatcgTCCTCCCACGCCGCCCCATCCTGGCTCAGCTGTCCCAGCATGCAATGCACCAGCTCGCCCCCCAAAGCTGCAGCCGTGCAGCGTCAGACAG CTCCAGACTCCAGTCCCTTCCACTGTCCCCCGTCCTTCTGCTCCAGCCAGGGGGGACCTTTGCCCC ATCCGAACCCCCCAGCCCTCCGAACCCGTTACCAAGGCGACGAGG CGGGTTTCTCTCTGGCCGAGGTTCATCAGGAGCTGCAGACGTTGCAGAGACGGCTGGGAGACGCTGCGA GGTTTTCCagtcctcagtccagacctctTCAGGGTCACCCTGACCCTGCGCCCCCCCACCTGTCTTTCCAAGGCTCCCAGCCTCCGTTGTGGGGCGTGGCCGGCGGCGGCCGACCACTGGGACCGGGAGCCAGCCTGGACCCCAGCCACACAGG ttcagacctgatgacggagcaTCTGAAGGAGATCCGGAGTCTCAGACAGAGACTGGAGGACGCCGTCCGGACCAACGATCGTCTccggcagcagctggagggcAAAG TGTGACGTCATCAGTCTGGAACCTGTAACGTCTACCGGTCTCCATCAGGGGCGCCGACCAACATCTACATCCAGGGTCTGGAGCCGGCGGGCCGGCTCTCCAGCGAGGTCGCGCTCCTGAAGGAGGTCAACGCCAGTctccaggagcagctggaggaggccagAG GGCgcggcgaggaggcggagcagctCAGGCAGCTGGTGCT TCAGCAGACCGGTTTaaaggaggcggagcaagaGGCGGGAAGGTGGGCGGAGCAAATCAAAGATCTGCAAGCAGAGGCTGAATCTCGCAACCGAGAGATAAACCAGCTGAAAGAGGACAGACTGAGGAACCAGGAGGACGCCGACAG actccagcagcagctgtgtgagagccgccgccgccgccacagaGAGGGCGGAGTCAGCTCCGACTCAG cGGGTCAGACCTTTGACCCCGGTCAGCGGCTCGGTTCTGACCCACATCCTGGACCCAGGAAGCAGCTGATCAGTGCCAAGATGGAGGCGACCTTGTGTTCTCTGAGCCTCCTCCAG CCATCGGACTCGGGTTCCGTCAGGACCAGAACCCTGAGGACCGTCCCGCAGGAGGCGGGCTCTCCGCCCCGCCCGGCGCCGCTGGACGACGGGGAAGCCAGACAG GACCCGCCCCCGAGGGACGAGGTGGCCTCTCTCCGCCTGCGGCTCTGGGAACGGGAACGGGCTCTCAGGGACGCCACGGAGCGACTGAGGAGCTCCGGCCGCACCAAAGACCACCTGGAGCACGCCATCGTGAGCCAGC TGTCCAGAACTCGGGACGTGTTGAGGAGAGCCAAGTCCAACCTCCAG GAGAACCAGCTCCGGATCTCCTCCCTTTGCCACGCCCCCTTCTccgtttctccttcctcctcctcctcttcctcctcttcctgcggTTAAG GTGAAGACGCGGGGGTCTCTCCTGATCCCGTTGTCATGACGACCCCCTTCATTCCCTCCTCCCCCACCGTTGCGGTTCTGGGCGGGGCTCACCGGGCCCCCGGATCAGCGGCGGTTCCAGTCTGGGCGATGAATCAGATCAATAAAAATCTGTATGAAGCAATAAGTTCAACCAAAGTGAACAACTTGTCTGTTGTTGGGTCAGGTGTGAGAGGTCAcctacaggtcaaaggtcaagcctAG